In the Apteryx mantelli isolate bAptMan1 chromosome 1, bAptMan1.hap1, whole genome shotgun sequence genome, one interval contains:
- the SNRPF gene encoding small nuclear ribonucleoprotein F, giving the protein MGSAAFLLARRGAASNGNCGAAVRKVGGQYAAPEAKAGAGLLSLPCRPAAGARAAREELLCGLRVPLGRYIAMSLPLNPKPFLNGLTGKPVMVKLKWGMEYKGYLVSVDGYMNMQLANTEEYIDGALSGHLGEVLIRCNNVLYIRGVEEEEEDGEMRE; this is encoded by the exons ATGGGCAGCGCCGCTTTTCTCTTGGCGCGCAGGGGCGCCGCATCCAATGGAAACTGTGGCGCCGCGGTGCGAAAGGTCGGAGGGCAGTACGCCGCCCCGGAAGCGAAAGCCGGAGCGGGCCTGCTTTCCCTTCCCTGCCGGCCTGCGGCGGGCGCACGTGCGGCCCGGGAGGAGCTTTTGTGCGGCCTACGCGTTCCCCTCGGTCGCTACATCGCCATG AGCCTGCCCCTGAACCCTAAGCCCTTCCTGAACGGGCTGACGGGGAAGCCGGTGATGGTGAAGCTGAAGTGGGGGATGGAGTACAAGGGCTACCTCGTCTCCGTCGACGGTTACATGAACAtgcag CTTGCAAACACAGAAGAGTATATAGATGGTGCGCTGTCCGGACACCTTGGTGAAGTTTTGATAAG GTGCAATAATGTTTTGTACATCAGAGGtgtggaagaagaggaggaagacggAGAAATGAGGGAATAG